Sequence from the Paraburkholderia acidiphila genome:
AGATACGCAACAGTGATGAAGTAGAGTGCGGCGCTGAACATCCAGGATATGGCAAGGCTCGTCTCGTCGTCGCGCCACAGGCCGAGGTACTGGAACCACATAGCCGGAACGGCAAGTAACAGCACGATTACGAACGGCAGCGTTGTACGGCCGACTGCTGCCACGGTCGCTATGACGAGGAACATATTTACGACATTCAGGATGAGGCGACCGCTGTCGCTCGGGGGGACAAACGACACCGCGCCGATTAGCGTGACCAGTACGACAAACAGCCAGAAGCAGCGCTGGTAGAAAATGCGAGACAGCGCGTCGCGCGTGGTACGGATGGCCATGATGATCTCTCCCCTCTGGTTCGCGCATGTCGCAGCTATGCATGCCGGGCCGCGTGTGACGGGAGTACAAAGCGGTAGCGCACCGCGCAGCTGTCGCCTACGTTTGGCAGACGCCGACCCACAAGAGACGCAAGGTCTCGCGAGACTACCTGTCCGCACTCGAAACCATTTTCGCCGTTGGCATTTTTCAAGCCGTTGCGATCAGGCGATCCGTCCAGAGCTTGAGCCAATCCGAAGATCCTTTTCGCTTTCCGGCATGTTGCGAAAATCGCGGCTGGCCGTACGTGCGTCCATTCCACTCCGCCGGGCTCCTTGTGCAAGCCAGAGCATCCGCCTGATCGCAATTGACCGCCGACGGCGGGACGACCTATTCTGAAAGCAACAGTCTCGAGGTCAAGTCCATGCTGACAAAACGTTGCGTGACAGGCCTTCTTGTGTCGCTGGTCACTCTGGCGGCTGGATGTCAGGGCAATGGCAGCAACGGTGTCACCTCTGCCCCTCCCGCCGGGCTAGCCGAGCACGATTCTACGGTGGTCTACGCGCAGGGGATTGCAATCATCCCCGAGACACTGAGCAACAGCGGCGGAGCGATCACGCAATGCAGCGTGTCTCCACCGTTGCCTGCGGGCCTCGTCCTGGATCCTCATACGTGCGCGATTTCCGGCACGCCCACTACCGTAAGCAATGACACGGTCTACACGATCACTGGCAGTAATGAAGCGGGCAGCGAATCCACCCGGGTCGAAATCGAGGTCAAGGACGCTCCCATTGCACCAGACGGGCTGGACTACCTGGACCAGTCGGTCATTTACCCGACCAACGCCCCGATCACGCCCAACACGCCCTTCACCACGGGGGGCGAGATCACGCAATACAGTGTGTCACCGGCACTGCCGGCGGGCCTCGCCATTGATCCGCAGACCGGCATCATTTCCGGCACCCCCACGACAGTGACCGCACCGGCGGTCTATACGGTGACGGGCGCCAACAGCGTGGATAGCGTCCAGGCCCTGCTGACCATCGAAGTGGCTGCGGTGGCCGCGCCGCCGGCCGACCTCGTCTATGTGGATCCGCTACCCGAAGACATTGTCGGCGTGCCGATCGTGGACGACGAGCCCGTGTACACCGGCGGCGAAGTCACCCAGTATTCGATATCCCCAGCGTTGCCGGCAGGATTGAGCTTCAACACGCAGACCGGGGAAATCACTGGCACGCCAACCGTTGAACTGGTCCAGACGACGTTTTTCATTACGGCCAGCAATAGTGCCGGCAGCGTCACCACGCAGATCACCATCACGGTGGCTGCCGCGCAGGTCGGTGAGTGGTTACCCGCCGATGCCATGAATCAGGCGCGCACCCGGCATACGGCCACGCTATTGCCCGACGGGCGAGTCCTGGTGGCGGGGGGGAACAGGAAGCAGGCGCTGTCGTCTGCCGAGTTCTTTGACCCGTCCACGAACAGCTGGATACGGACCGACAGCCTTGCGCTAAGCCGGCAAGCGCACTCCGCCACGCTTCTTTCTGACGGCCGTGTCCTGGTGGCGGGGGGATTCGGCACCGGTGGAGGCAACGCGCTGACCTCGGCGGAACTGTTTGACCCGGTCGCGGGTAAATGGTCGCAGACCGGCAGCATGGCCCAGCAGCGTGACAGCCACACCGCCACGCTGCTGCGAGATGGCCGCGTGCTGGTGGCCGGCGGCGAGGGGCAGGGCAGTAGTCAGGGGGCGCTGTCCTCCGCCGAACTTTACGATCCGGCTACGGGCACCTGGTCGCCGACGGGCAGCCTCGTCCAGGCGCGCGAGCAACACACCGCCACCCTGCTGCCGGACGGCCGCGTCCTGGTAGCCGGCGGAGAAGGTATCGGCGGCGCCGCACTGGCCACGGCCGAACTCTATGACCCCGCCACGGGAACCTGGTCGCCGACCGGCAACATGAACCAGGCCCGCAACGCCTATGCCGCTGCGCAACTCGCCGACGGCAGGGTGCTCGCAGTCGGGGGATCCGACGGCACGAACGCGCTCGCAACCGCTGAACTCTACGATCCGGCGACGGGTACGTGGTCAATGACGGGCAGCTTGCGACAGGCACGCGCCTTCCATACCGCCACGCTCCTGACCAGCGGGCGTGTGCTGGTGGCGGGAGGCAACGACGGCAGCAATTTGTTTGTCAGCGAGTTGTACGATCCTGCGACGGGGAACTGGTCGCAAGTCGGGAGTCTTGAGCAAATGCGAGAGCAACACACGGCAACGTTGCTGTCAGACGGCCGGGTTCTCGTAGCAGGCGGAATTGGACGCGGAATCTTGGCCTACACCGAATTGTTTCACTAGGTTGGCGGCGCTTATGTCCGCTCATCGGCCGATTCGAGATCCCAGTGACCTCGAACCGACAGACCGAAGCTGGCCCTGTACGGCCGTTCTCTTCGTACACCGTGCTTGAGCATTGGATCGCTACCCAAAGTGTCGGGGCTCAGAGTCAGTTTCGTGGCGCCCAGATATCGGACGAAGGTCCGATAGCGCCGTCGATCGCGTGGCGCTAATCTGGAAGTCCGCTACTTCGATCGAGGTTGCGATGCGTCCACGGTCCAACGACCTCACGAGTCCGGTTGCGGCTTTTGCCGGACGTATCGCGTTACTCGCGTTCCGTGTCTCGACGGCCTGGGTAGAGCCGCCGCCCCCACTTCGCATCACACAGCCCGGACGACCAGCCTGGCTCGCGGGGCACGCCCCCCGGGGAAAGCGTCGATGAGAAGTAGAAGCCACGCGGCGACGGCGAACCGCAACATTGACGTAAATCCACTCGAGGCATTCTTCGTCGAGGGGAGAATGCAATGAGTCTTACATGTGGCAAGCGGCAATCTTGCACCGTCTGCGGGGGCGTCGTACGAAAAGGTCCGGCCATAGGCGGTCAGACGGCGCTTAGGCGCCTTCTGAATGTCAGCCTCCTTGGTTCTTTCGTGCTTCTCACGGGATGCCCGTACTACGTGGCGCCAGCCGGAACCGTCGTCACGATCCCGGCCAGTTTCGACCGGTCCTTTGCCGCCGCGTCCGGCGCAATGCGCGACGAAGGACTAACCATCACCACCCAGGATTCAGCCAGCGGAACCATCGTTGGTGGACGTGATGGCAACACCGTGACGGCGAGCGTGCGCCAGCAAGCCGACGGTAGCGTAGTCGTGCAGTTCCACTCGGGCGACGAGGGAGATCCCACATTGCTCCAGCGCGTTTCGCAAAGCTACGACCGGAGGATGGGCCGCTGATGGCGCGCTGTTGCAATGCGGGAGGGACGTGCTTTCAGATGCAATTCAGAAGCTTGTTACGGTAGTCACGTCACGGCTACTCATTGCGTGACGAGACGCAATCACCATAAGCGCTTATATCCCGTGCTTTTCGCTGCATGAAAAGTCTAGTTACCGCTGCCGGCTGCCCCCATACGACATATGAAGTGCCGCCGCCGAGCGCGTATCGCTGGACAGCACCCGTTTCATGAAGAAGCGACTAGTCGCTTGACGCCAAAATCAAGTAATGCCAGAAGTTGCAGGGTCTTCTGCGTTATCTTCTTGAGAACACGTGCACATGGAAAGAGTGTGTGGCCGTCGTATGCAATGTAATTCGCACTACAGATAATTAAAACGGGAGCCATAGTGTAAATATCAGTTTGATGCTTTGCAACACTTCTGGAGCGCGCCATGGGAGACATGTCAATCGAAGTCGCTTCCTTTCCTCGCGCTGCTGCTTCACAGGCGTCGGGCACGATTTGCCACGAAATCCGGGTCTGTCGTTCGTCGGCGGAATTCGCACGTCTGCGCCCGATGTGGAGTGCACTGGCCACCACGTGTCCACCGAGTCTCGAATTCACATACTGCGAAGTCGCGGCGGCGCGAGCATTTGCGCGAGGCGCTACTGTTAGCGTTGTGCTCGTTTCTATCGGCGAGGTGCCTGTTGCGATCTGGCCAGTGAAAGTCGAACACCGGGGCGCGTACCGCGTAGCTCGCGCACTCGGCTGCGGCAACGATCAGGAGTACGGCG
This genomic interval carries:
- a CDS encoding kelch repeat-containing protein, whose product is MTADGGTTYSESNSLEVKSMLTKRCVTGLLVSLVTLAAGCQGNGSNGVTSAPPAGLAEHDSTVVYAQGIAIIPETLSNSGGAITQCSVSPPLPAGLVLDPHTCAISGTPTTVSNDTVYTITGSNEAGSESTRVEIEVKDAPIAPDGLDYLDQSVIYPTNAPITPNTPFTTGGEITQYSVSPALPAGLAIDPQTGIISGTPTTVTAPAVYTVTGANSVDSVQALLTIEVAAVAAPPADLVYVDPLPEDIVGVPIVDDEPVYTGGEVTQYSISPALPAGLSFNTQTGEITGTPTVELVQTTFFITASNSAGSVTTQITITVAAAQVGEWLPADAMNQARTRHTATLLPDGRVLVAGGNRKQALSSAEFFDPSTNSWIRTDSLALSRQAHSATLLSDGRVLVAGGFGTGGGNALTSAELFDPVAGKWSQTGSMAQQRDSHTATLLRDGRVLVAGGEGQGSSQGALSSAELYDPATGTWSPTGSLVQAREQHTATLLPDGRVLVAGGEGIGGAALATAELYDPATGTWSPTGNMNQARNAYAAAQLADGRVLAVGGSDGTNALATAELYDPATGTWSMTGSLRQARAFHTATLLTSGRVLVAGGNDGSNLFVSELYDPATGNWSQVGSLEQMREQHTATLLSDGRVLVAGGIGRGILAYTELFH